In one window of Bos mutus isolate GX-2022 chromosome 13, NWIPB_WYAK_1.1, whole genome shotgun sequence DNA:
- the TFAP2C gene encoding transcription factor AP-2 gamma has product MLWKITDNVKYEEDCEDRHDASSNGNPRLPHLSSAGQHLYSPAPPLSHTGVAEYQPPPYFPPPYQQLAYSQSADPYSHLGEAYAAAINPLHQPAPTSSQPQAWPGRQSQEGAGLPSHHGRPAGLLPHLSGLDGGAVSARREAYRRSDLLLPHSHALDAAGLAENLGLHDMAHQMEEVQNVDDQHLLLHDQTVIRKGPISMTKNPLSLPCQKELVGAVMNPSEVFCSVPGRLSLLSSTSKYKVTVAEVQRRLSPPECLNASLLGGVLRRAKSKNGGRSLREKLDKIGLNLPAGRRKAAHVTLLTSLVEGEAVHLARDFAYVCEAEFPSKSVAEYLTRPHLGGRNEIATRKNMLLAAQQVCKEFTDLLNQDRTPNGNNRPTPVLETNIQNCLSHFSLITHGFGSQAICAAVSAVQNYIKEALIVIDKSYMNPGDQSPADSSKTLEKLEKHRK; this is encoded by the exons ATGTTGTGGAAAATAACCGATAATGTCAAGTATGAAGAGGACTGCGAG GATCGCCACGACGCGAGCAGCAATGGGAACCCGCGCCTGCCTCACCTCTCCTCCGCCGGGCAGCATCTCTACAGCCCCGCGCCGCCCCTCTCCCATACCGGAGTCGCCGAATACCAGCCGCCCCCCTACTTTCCGCCTCCCTACCAGCAGCTGGCTTACTCTCAGTCGGCCGACCCCTACTCGCACCTTGGAGAGGCGTACGCCGCTGCCATCAATCCCTTGCACCAGCCCGCGCCCACCAGCAGCCAGCCACAGGCCTGGCCGGGGCGCCAGAGCCAGGAGGGGGCCGGCCTGCCCTCGCACCACGGGCGCCCGGCCGGCCTGTTGCCCCATCTCTCTGGACTGGACGGCGGCGCCGTGAGCGCACGCAGGGAGGCCTACCGACGCTCGGACCTGCTACTGCCGCACTCGCACGCCCTGGACGCCGCGGGCCTGGCCGAGAACCTGGGGCTCCACGACATGGCACACCAGATGGAGGAGGTGCAG aatgtggATGACCAGCACCTACTTCTGCATGATCAGACAGTTATTCGCAAAG GTCCTATTTCCATGACCAAGAACCCCCTGAGTCTCCCGTGTCAGAAGGAGTTGGTGGGGGCTGTGATGAATCCCAGCGAGGTCTTCTGCTCAGTCCCTGGAAGACTGTCCCTCCTCAGCTCTACATCTAAATACAAAGTGACAGTTGCTGAAGTCCAGAGGCGGCTATCCCCGCCTGAGTGCTTAAATGCCTCATTACTGGGAGGTGTTCTCAGAAG agcCAAGTCTAAAAATGGTGGCCGGTCCTTGCGGGAGAAGTTGGACAAGATTGGGTTGAATCTTCCAGCCGGGAGACGGAAAGCAGCTCATGTCACTCTCCTGACGTCTCTCGTGGAAG GTGAGGCAGTTCATTTGGCTCGGGACTTTGCCTATGTCTGTGAAGCAGAATTTCCTAGTAAATCTGTGGCTGAGTATTTAACCAGACCTCATCTTGGAGGGCGGAATGAGATAGCAACTAGGAAGAACATGCTGCTGGCCGCACA GCAAGTGTGTAAAGAATTCACAGATCTTCTCAATCAAGATCGAACTCCCAACGGGAACAACCGACCCACCCCGGTCCTGGAGACCAACATTCAGAACTGCTTGTCTCATTTCAGCCTGATTACCCACGGCTTTGGCAGCCAGGCCATCTGTGCCGCAGTGTCTGCCGTGCAGAACTACATAAAAGAGGCCCTGATAGTCATAGACAAATCCTACATGAATCCCGGAGACCAGAGTCCAGCCGATTCTAGCAAAACCCTGGAGAAGTTGGAGAAGCACAGGAAGTAA